The genomic DNA TGGTTCAACAGTGCTAATACTAATAAATTCAACAATACACAATAAAAAGTAATGTTTAAAATGAGATAAGCTCAAATTTTTGTATTGGAGCTTTCGTTATTTTTTGTGAACAGCGTCGctgacattttttttatatattaattCCTTAGGGTATAAGAAAGAAGGTGCAGTTCCTTGAAGATGTTGAACtatttgaatatatttAACATTGGAAATATCACAAAATTTACTTTACTTATACTTCTAATTGCATAGAAGCTTATTGAGTTAGCCAAATAATCCATCAGTCCAAACCGGACGAGGAATGATGATTTCATCGAATTTTGCGATCACATGCTAGCTGCCTTTTCTGAATATCTGTCCAGAAACACATACTGGGATATATATACATGGGAGAAATGCTTCAGAAagttttatcaaaaatccACTTTTAGTTAGGAATGAGACTATTAACGAGAGAACTCGCTACATAGGTCATACGATCTGCTTAGAAAAATGTGTTACTACAGATGCCTCTATAAATAAATATCTTGTTGATGTGGCTATGTCCTgctttgatatattttcatGTTATGATATGTAATCTAAACATACTTTAAGACAGTTTCTCTGTGAATAGAAACTACTTGGGTTTCGAGCGCAAGATGATCAGTGTTATGGTAAGCAACCTCTAAGTTGTCAACGACTATCCGAAAAGCTTCAGCCCTGGCAACGCTAAAAATAATGTAGCTTGCACCCCATAAAACCAGCACGGGAATGTTTGAATTTCTCAGGAACGCTTAAAAGGTTGGATACAGCTTTAAATTATTCTGGTAGTCGAAGAAtaatttttattgaatatcAGTCTGACCGGAGCGTTTAATTAGCGCAATTTCAAGCGTATATAAGCAGCGGGATCAACGGATTCAATATCTGCCACTCCGTCATGGTACTAAGAAATAACATTTGCCGGATCTCTAACGTACGAAACAAGAGTTTCAATAAACACCAGATCATTCTGATATGACTTCGAATATTCCTTCAAACGACCCCAAAGTCGGTCATCGAGGCCCTCTTCGTAAGCATCACCATTCTGGGTAGTAATACCTGTAATTTTAGAAGGGTACTTCGAGGTTAACTAGAAGCTTGCAAGAGAACTATaattaaatatataaatgcaatattttcaatcttCATAGCATCTAGAAAATATCCGACATTCTTACTTAGAGTGTCAAAGCTGAACATATAGTTGTCAGGTGTCTCTGTAAATCCTAACCCAGGTAGATCTGGGGCAATAACGTGGAAGTGTGTACTTAATAAAGGAATGAGGTTCCTGAACATGTTGGAGGAGGTGGGGAACCCATGTAGCAATAAAATCGTAGGGTTTTCTGCTGATCCTGCTTCACGATACCAAACCTTCACACCGTCTTGAACTTGAATTTTGTGGAATTTTGCAATGATATTTAACATATTTACCTATCTTTGCTTCGAGGgtgaaaaggaaatgatCAACACATTCAGTTTCCTGTAAATTAtatatgttcttttttgggCTCCTATCACTTCTGGCTCCTATCACTTAAAATTTCTGTCACATCGTGTGCGGCAGAGACTGtgtagaaaaaaagatagaaTTTGGCAATACCATGcatctttatattttacCATTTGTTCTTAGCTTACATCAATACACACAATACAAAAACAAAGTCGTTTGTATGTAATAATGTGGAGCCCGAAATGAATTTCAAgctgaagaaaatgtttttgttttcattaattttttatatagtCAGTTTATAATACACGTTATGTGCATCTGTTTTAGATTATATTATCCTTACGATTATGTTCATGGCAGGATGATCGCtgcttcaagaaaaaggtaCGATTTTGGGTAAAATTTTAGATTTATTTCCCTAATGGAAAATACGTAGAGTTGTTAGTGGACAGGCGTACACTCTCTTACTTGTCATGGCCGTGTGGATCCACTGAGTCAGGCCTGTTGGCGTCTTCTTCGCTATGTGCTAACAATGTGTTTGGAACATCGTTTCCGGCTGGCTGATCTGTATACGACGCGTGTTCTTGTTGGGTAGATGGTACAACTTCGTCCTCGATGTCAAGATTATCACCTTGGATAACAGAACTAGACAAATCGTCAATGCCTTCATCATGCAAGTTATCTGTTTCATTTGAAAACTGATGGTGCATCAACGATGAATAGGTCGGACCTGCCCTATTGCTAACTCTTGCTCTTATTTTCGCAATAACTTGAGCTATGCCTGCCTTCGTGTGTTGGAATACAAATGTAATAATTGAAGAAAGGAATAATCCTGCTTTTACAATTTTGTTCACAACTCTATCggtattattgttttctatcAGACCATCGTCATTTAAcctaatttcttcaaatcttgCAAACCCCCCGTTTCTTCTGATACCTCTATCGTATACAAACCATGttgcaaagaaaacaacaagaagGATTGTGACGTAAACAAATGCATAAATACCAGCGTTTGCAgaatacttttctttaaattcgGCTTCTTTTCCTGGACAAGGATGTGGTGTTAAAGGTCCATCCAATTTCAAACCACCCTGGCAAGTTGATAGGGGTATCTTTCTGTATCCGGAAGATTCAAAATACTCTATCAAGTCTGGTTCCCTTTTACAGGTGTCGGCAGCATTGGCGGGAGTGAGACCATCGACTAACTTACAAGTACCATCGTTAGCTTTATAATAATTATAATCACACTCGAAATCTTTCCGTGTACATGAACagtttttgatgtttttagAGAATTCAGAAAGTGGAACATTACCAATAAAACACTTTTCATCTGTCTTGCGTAAAAATTCGGTCCGATGTCCAAACAGGCAACCAGTTTGAGACCCTAAAGGAGAGTATTTGAAATCtgaacttttctttccGGTGGGATCAAAGTCACACTGTCTCTCGAAGATGTTTCTGAAATCGATTGTGTACGTCCTAAATGAACCACTTCCCAGATTCTTTGCTTCTCCaaataacaaaaatctcaaaGCAGAGTCTCGAGGAACCGTAGTTATATCCTTTACCAGAACTTTATCGTCACAGAACTTATAATCTTTCCATGTTCTTCCAGAATCAGTAGAATAGGAAATAGAGTCAGTTTCAGCGATTTCGGGAACTAAAACTAAGACCCCCCCATGATCACCGTATTCCCATTGGTGGGGAGTTTTCTTAACTTCAGCCCACGTCTCACCGCCATCAGTAGTCAAAAAAGTAGAACATTCTTCATACGGTAGAAGGTTAGCTCCAACGTTCCCAACACCAAACATCATTCCTAATGCGGAACCAGAAGAATATGTATCCCTAACATCCTTACGTTCAGTGTAGCCGTGCAAATGCAGCGAACACTTGTCTAATGATTTAGAGTCGCAAGGGAGCTTCTTTCCTTCGGAGTCCTTTTGAGGaggtttcaaaaaattccaatCCGAGCCCTCATTAAAGGTGatcttcgtcttcaatTGTTTGTCTTCCTTATTCTCAGCAACCTTGTCACTATTTGACACAATGTTAGTGAGAATTATGCCTTCAAGaccttgaattttttcaaagtctACCAAGCCGAACGTGTTTCTATTAACGGCGTGCTCCAGGGTGACAAAAGAAGTACCGTTTGAATTGGATTTTAAAAGGTTGCCAAAATCACGTCCTGGTACTAAGTTCGTTGCCAAGTGTAAGAAAATCGATCCTTCCTCGGAGTCTAATATAGTGAATGCCTCTTGCTTCGtaacatcttcatcatatgGGAATTTTGCCTCGGAAAATTCGACACCATCAATAGTTACATATGCCCTCAATTCATTATCTTTATGAGGTACGGCAATAATGATATAGCCACCAGTGGACAAGTAGCCAATAATGTTTTCAAGAACGGTTTTTTTATCAGTGTGGAAAAAATCagttgaagaaactaaaCTTCTTATTTGCGAggacttttcttttacttgGCACATAACCATATCTTCATTTGACGGATATTTGAAAAGCGAACCTGCGAATTCACAGTGAATTGCATTATGAAGCATTTCTGTAAACGTTTCACCTCCATCTTTAGTGAGGTATGCTACAGCATGACATTCTGGACTTACAATTGATTCACAATTCTCACCAccataataaataaatgtATCCTGTGATTTGGCATTAAAATCTAATGGCATACCTAACTGCCTGGCTTCAGGCAACTTAGCGATCATGAAAGAATGTCCTCTATCATGGGTGGAAAAAATGCTACCCTCAGACCCAAATAGATAAGCTGAAGAGTTGAAGTATGAGTTGAACACAACTTCGACTATTTTTTCGCCGCcagtttcaaatttttttattgtttgtcCACCATCGTGAGATATATAAGCATCTCCCCTTAAATCTACCATTACCAGAGATTCGTCTGCGACTGTATCAAAGTATTGATAAAACTGAATTTTGAAGTCGAATTTGTTTTCGATGGTGATTATTTCTTTGCCATTCGAACCCTCCTTTGGGACTTCATCGCATGGAATATCTACGGACTCGATATTCATTTGTGTTTTACATTTATCACCTTTGATTAATTGCAATGGCTTTACTGATACATGTTTGCCGTTTGACTTGTCACAAATATCAGAAAGAACAATCAGGTTGTAATCCGGAACACAGTCACCGTTTGAGTCCTTAACAAATTGAAATGAGCATTCGTAGTCAGATCTAGCACAGCTGTTACAAGAAGT from Saccharomyces mikatae IFO 1815 strain IFO1815 genome assembly, chromosome: 3 includes the following:
- the SMKI03G1460 gene encoding alpha/beta fold hydrolase; this encodes MLNIIAKFHKIQVQDGVKVWYREAGSAENPTILLLHGFPTSSNMFRNLIPLLSTHFHVIAPDLPGLGFTETPDNYMFSFDTLSKNVGYFLDAMKIENIAFIYLIIVLLQASS
- the SMKI03G1470 gene encoding uncharacterized protein; translation: MILIRALYIIWVFLLIPLFNAEEFTPKVTETISKHSVDVLSFDDSNTLIRTEEDVLKISFDAGENWKTIDEIEEPIYSIVIDPFHGHDRAFAFVKETLNFYTTDDQGKSWRLLTIQNPEDSANFYNNEITTHPTKKEYIILHYNWVEKHSDILYSTTGFYVTNNGVSFSRIKPSREKIDGYDNRIHCDFIKSSMYSNLGSNDASIICLFRNREYIEGTDSTITKSELILSTDGGKTFKELDQFKDKTVIEYKILRYHVVVLTQNDMYNEMSSMDIWISNDVSTFQMARTPTQLRYISHEEIQEDSIGRIILALSGERNSKEKDQKSVAEILISDSQGLKFLPIDWIPNNQFGYIDVVSPQFLKGTMFASFSPSLGDFNSEGKHRGEIGKVETKISVDNGLTWSNLKVVDQENADSFTCDITEPDRCSLQPVFYSLRDSGPSAGILMADAVVTDGTLFNHRVHRSFISRDGGLSWKLARNSSGLFATGDQGNIIVHIPYDSIEDGDPQSEFYYSLDQGKTWFEYQLKTAIWPSNLINTTPDGSGLKFILSGVGEYLMERSEPLLGNRGPSNTFYYAIDFSAVFDYKTCEASDFEDWNLAEGKCVNGAKYKYRRRKQESRCLVNRAFEDLKLHETSCNSCARSDYECSFQFVKDSNGDCVPDYNLIVLSDICDKSNGKHVSVKPLQLIKGDKCKTQMNIESVDIPCDEVPKEGSNGKEIITIENKFDFKIQFYQYFDTVADESLVMVDLRGDAYISHDGGQTIKKFETGGEKIVEVVFNSYFNSSAYLFGSEGSIFSTHDRGHSFMIAKLPEARQLGMPLDFNAKSQDTFIYYGGENCESIVSPECHAVAYLTKDGGETFTEMLHNAIHCEFAGSLFKYPSNEDMVMCQVKEKSSQIRSLVSSTDFFHTDKKTVLENIIGYLSTGGYIIIAVPHKDNELRAYVTIDGVEFSEAKFPYDEDVTKQEAFTILDSEEGSIFLHLATNLVPGRDFGNLLKSNSNGTSFVTLEHAVNRNTFGLVDFEKIQGLEGIILTNIVSNSDKVAENKEDKQLKTKITFNEGSDWNFLKPPQKDSEGKKLPCDSKSLDKCSLHLHGYTERKDVRDTYSSGSALGMMFGVGNVGANLLPYEECSTFLTTDGGETWAEVKKTPHQWEYGDHGGVLVLVPEIAETDSISYSTDSGRTWKDYKFCDDKVLVKDITTVPRDSALRFLLFGEAKNLGSGSFRTYTIDFRNIFERQCDFDPTGKKSSDFKYSPLGSQTGCLFGHRTEFLRKTDEKCFIGNVPLSEFSKNIKNCSCTRKDFECDYNYYKANDGTCKLVDGLTPANAADTCKREPDLIEYFESSGYRKIPLSTCQGGLKLDGPLTPHPCPGKEAEFKEKYSANAGIYAFVYVTILLVVFFATWFVYDRGIRRNGGFARFEEIRLNDDGLIENNNTDRVVNKIVKAGLFLSSIITFVFQHTKAGIAQVIAKIRARVSNRAGPTYSSLMHHQFSNETDNLHDEGIDDLSSSVIQGDNLDIEDEVVPSTQQEHASYTDQPAGNDVPNTLLAHSEEDANRPDSVDPHGHDK